In the genome of Bradyrhizobium arachidis, one region contains:
- a CDS encoding LLM class flavin-dependent oxidoreductase codes for MEFGVFILAQQRGYHQTSQQVINNAVEQTVAAEHAGFDKAWYAEHHFNNYSLCPSPLMMVAHCAGLTKRIRLGSAVCVLPLYNPARLLGEIGFADIVSNGRLDLGIGSGYQKFEFDRFGVDLDHSHALFAEFYDVLQAGMRERIFSYSGEHLKMPPTAIAVRTVQKPMPPIWVTSGHGETLGRAIRDNHNLFVTALLNGLDAIKALRERLEGIAAKEGRSIDDTHFGFLRCAYASDNDSEIQSYLDNARFQRRLSESLKFRRAQSDDGYLIKEEAGPNDMSLETMRSNLPVGNVNQVIDRMLEEISILKPTHIALQTQLGDFDQRTMLRQIELWGSRIIPAIRKELKSGRGKVAGEAVSA; via the coding sequence ATGGAATTCGGCGTATTCATTCTGGCGCAGCAGCGCGGTTATCATCAGACCTCGCAGCAGGTGATCAACAACGCCGTCGAGCAGACCGTTGCCGCCGAGCATGCCGGCTTCGATAAGGCCTGGTATGCCGAGCACCATTTCAACAATTACAGCCTGTGTCCTTCGCCGCTGATGATGGTCGCGCATTGCGCGGGCCTCACTAAGCGCATCCGCCTCGGTTCGGCCGTCTGCGTGCTGCCGCTCTACAACCCGGCGCGACTGCTCGGCGAAATCGGCTTTGCCGACATTGTCTCGAACGGGCGGCTCGATCTCGGCATCGGCTCGGGCTACCAGAAATTCGAGTTCGACCGCTTCGGCGTCGACCTCGACCATTCGCATGCGCTGTTCGCCGAGTTCTACGACGTGCTCCAGGCCGGCATGCGCGAGCGCATCTTCTCCTATTCCGGCGAGCACCTGAAGATGCCACCGACGGCGATCGCGGTGCGCACGGTGCAGAAACCGATGCCGCCGATCTGGGTCACGTCCGGCCACGGCGAGACGCTCGGCCGCGCCATCCGCGACAACCACAACCTCTTCGTCACCGCGCTCTTGAACGGCCTCGACGCAATCAAGGCCTTGCGCGAACGTCTCGAGGGAATCGCGGCCAAGGAAGGCCGCTCCATCGACGATACGCATTTCGGCTTCCTGCGCTGTGCCTATGCCAGCGACAATGACAGCGAGATCCAGTCCTATCTCGACAACGCGCGCTTCCAGCGCCGGCTCTCCGAAAGCCTGAAGTTCCGCCGCGCCCAGAGCGACGACGGCTACCTGATCAAGGAGGAAGCCGGACCGAACGACATGAGCCTGGAGACGATGCGCAGCAACCTGCCGGTCGGCAACGTCAACCAGGTGATCGACCGCATGCTGGAAGAGATCAGCATTCTCAAGCCGACCCACATCGCGCTGCAGACCCAGCTCGGCGACTTCGATCAGCGCACGATGCTGCGCCAGATCGAATTGTGGGGCAGCAGGATCATTCCCGCGATCCGGAAGGAGCTGAAATCCGGTCGCGGCAAAGTCGCGGGCGAAGCGGTTTCGGCATAG
- a CDS encoding flavin reductase family protein, giving the protein MTDFHSVEAAEFRLAMRNLASGVAIVATGTETTRRGLTVSSVTSLCMDPPCLLVGVNSSSETHAAILANGRFGVSLLGRGQEDLALRFAGGIKGLERFATAPWEQGVLDVPLLEPAIGALECVLHHHQVVGTHGLFIGRIVATRGGNGDPLVNFQGALRALPQA; this is encoded by the coding sequence ATGACCGATTTCCACTCCGTCGAAGCCGCCGAATTCCGGCTGGCCATGCGTAATCTCGCGAGCGGCGTAGCGATCGTTGCGACGGGAACGGAAACCACACGGCGCGGGCTGACGGTCAGCTCCGTCACCTCGCTGTGCATGGACCCGCCCTGTCTGCTCGTCGGCGTCAACTCGAGCTCCGAAACGCACGCCGCCATCCTCGCCAACGGCCGCTTCGGAGTGAGCCTCCTTGGCCGGGGTCAGGAAGATCTGGCGCTGCGTTTCGCCGGCGGCATCAAGGGCCTCGAGCGCTTCGCGACGGCGCCGTGGGAGCAAGGTGTCCTCGACGTGCCGCTGCTCGAACCGGCGATCGGCGCGCTGGAATGCGTGCTACATCACCACCAGGTGGTCGGCACGCACGGTCTCTTCATCGGCAGGATCGTGGCGACGCGCGGCGGGAATGGCGATCCCCTCGTCAATTTCCAGGGCGCGCTACGCGCCTTGCCGCAAGCCTAG
- a CDS encoding general secretion pathway protein GspN — translation MKGNPLWAVPLATLSETGERPIFSASRRPPPPVASVAASSAPPPPTPSGPPQAELHLVLVGTVIGGDQSVGIFVDEDSKTTLRLKLDGDYQGWKLLSVHRREVIMARGELTETLELTKTGQGASANVSAVAESTAKRGSSHTAQYD, via the coding sequence ATGAAGGGCAATCCGCTTTGGGCGGTGCCGCTCGCAACGTTGTCGGAGACGGGCGAGCGACCGATCTTCTCGGCCTCGCGGCGCCCGCCACCGCCCGTGGCTTCGGTCGCCGCGTCGAGCGCGCCGCCACCGCCAACGCCGTCCGGCCCGCCGCAGGCCGAGTTGCATCTGGTGCTGGTCGGAACGGTCATCGGCGGCGACCAGAGTGTCGGGATTTTTGTCGACGAGGACAGCAAGACCACACTGCGCCTCAAGCTCGACGGCGACTATCAGGGCTGGAAACTTCTTTCGGTGCATCGCCGGGAGGTGATCATGGCGCGCGGCGAACTGACCGAGACCTTGGAGCTCACGAAGACGGGCCAGGGCGCGTCCGCAAACGTGTCGGCAGTTGCGGAAAGCACCGCAAAGCGCGGAAGCTCGCACACGGCGCAGTACGATTAG